The following coding sequences lie in one Heteronotia binoei isolate CCM8104 ecotype False Entrance Well chromosome 6, APGP_CSIRO_Hbin_v1, whole genome shotgun sequence genomic window:
- the GPRIN2 gene encoding G protein-regulated inducer of neurite outgrowth 2, whose product MANHRFHTQTLNSVCHGAPGPGYHLLSKSSSNLAGLGQTDLGGRQSGKQELRKSFSSSACQARTRETDARSTPSSEWSSTHSEIASTVRTVSSLSPSDSTQSGPKSTNHFLSIDKTSEPTERMDAGMHIKGSGVKNMTPAYGAHPQHVSTMDDLGAAVQRSLSDLTCRCKQQSPTPHMETSATYSSMSSNSGSGASAGNVAFQKPSYGSSVYGDAPDYQSHATQIPSLPRDPNVPTHIFEDVSHNPIFSDPGTYGAAVLGSHVPRDNLSNSTIYAQGGIMYSNFSAGMYPPGMVAFQNSTALPYNVRHESAMKLDSTGPSYCHSLPVPSLQFIPRLVCSVSESGKEQASPGYYPSLPATAIATLPKLVSSVSESGLDAKRILRCSSGRGEHGSQTQSYVQQGGPQQEKKTTYVVLNSRQNGTEVVLKTKDTWTMTSMNDMIRASQPPLPCKDAGVQTIPTKECKSVATSPSVIVNLEPHVYPEVNLEPEADGEKSPVREVRWDDEGMTWEVYGAEVDPEELGLAIQKHLEFQIEQLQLESMTISRKSTDDVLPDKDEKRMSFRTMMYCLRNPSCCASSSTAME is encoded by the exons ATGGCAAATCACCGGTTTCACACCCAGACCTTAAACTCCGTCTGCCACGGTGCCCCAGGTCCCGGCTACCACCTTCTTTCGAAGAGCTCCTCAAACCTGGCAGGCCTCGGGCAAACGGATTTGGGGGGAAGGCAGAGTGGCAAGCAAGAGCTCCGGAAAAGCTTCAGCAGTTCCGCTTGCCAGGCCCGGACAAGGGAAACCGATGCCAGGAGCACCCCGAGTTCTGAATGGTCATCCACCCACTCCGAAATTGCATCCACCGTCAGGACTGTGAGCAGCCTGTCTCCGAGCGACAGCACCCAGAGCGGCCCTAAGAGCACCAACCACTTCCTGTCCATTGACAAGACATCAGAGCCTACAGAAAGGATGGATGCTGGAATGCACATTAAGGGTAGTGGGGTAAAGAACATGACTCCAGCGTACGGTGCACATCCACAACACGTGAGCACGATGGATGACCTGGGAGCTGCAGTCCAAAGAAGTCTTTCTGACCTGACGTGCCGCTGCAAACAACAGAGTCCCACCCCGCACATGGAAACCAGCGCCACATACTCGTCTATGAGTTCCAACAGCGGTTCTGGTGCTTCTGCAGGCAACGTGGCTTTCCAAAAACCAAGTTACGGATCGAGCGTGTATGGAGACGCCCCTGATTATCAAAGTCACGCAACTCAGATCCCAAGTTTGCCTCGAGACCCCAATGTGCCTACTCACATCTTTGAGGATGTATCACATAATCCGATTTTTTCAGATCCCGGAACATATGGCGCCGCTGTGCTTGGGTCTCACGTACCTAGAGATAACCTCTCAAACTCAACAATATATGCTCAAGGCGGAATCATGTACAGTAACTTTTCGGCTGGCATGTACCCGCCTGGCATGGTAGCCTTTCAGAACAGCACTGCCCTGCCCTATAACGTAAGACACGAGTCTGCGATGAAGCTAGATAGCACCGGTCCATCCTACTGCCATTCCTTGCCCGTTCCTTCTCTTCAGTTCATTCCAAGGCTAGTCTGCTCTGTCAGTGAATCAGGAAAAGAACAAGCAAGCCCCGGATATTATCCTTCTTTGCCCGCTACTGCGATAGCAACCCTTCCGAAGCTGGTGTCGTCGGTTAGCGAATCTGGTCTGGATGCAAAGCGAATCTTGAGATGCAGTAGCGGACGTGGGGAACATGGGTCACAAACCCAGTCTTACGTCCAACAGGGTGGACCCCAACAGGAAAAGAAGACTACCTATGTGGTGTTGAACAGCCGCCAAAATGGGACGGAGGTTGTCCTGAAAACGAAAGATACATGGACAATGACCTCGATGAATGACATGATCCGAGCCTCACAGCCTCCTCTTCCATGCAAAGATGCTGGAGTACAAACCATCCCTACCAAGGAGTGTAAGTCTGTGGCCACGAGCCCCTCGGTTATA GTTAATTTGGAACCTCATGTGTACCCAGAGGTTAATTTGGAACCTGAAGCAGATGGGGAAAAGTCTCCAGTGCGAGAAGTGAGATGGGATGACGAAGGCATGACGTGGGAAGTCTACGGGGCGGAAGTTGATCCAGAAGAGCTTGGGCTGGCCATACAAAAACACCTGGAGTTTCAGATCGAGCAGCTGCAGCTGGAATCGATGACAATCTCTAGGAAAAGTACTGACGATGTGTTGCCGGATAAAGACGAAAAGAGAATGTCTTTCAGAACAATGATGTATTGCCTGAGAAACCCAAGTTGTTGCGCCAGTTCCAGCACAGCAATGGAATAA
- the LOC132573537 gene encoding calmodulin-like — protein MADQLTEEQIAEFKEAFSLFDKDGDGTITTKELGTVMCSLGQNPTEAELQDMINEVDADGNGTIDFPKFLTMMAQKMKDTDSEEEIREAFRVFDKRLCSPPCAAELRHVMTNLGEKLTDEEVDEMIREADIDGDGQVNYEEFVQMMTAK, from the exons aTGGCCGACCAGCTGACAGAGGAGCAGATTGCAGAGTTCAAGGAGGCCTTCTCCCTCTTCGACAAGGATGGCGACGGCACTATCACCACCAAAGAACTTGGCACTGTCATGTGCTCTCTGGGGCAGAACCCCACAGAAGCTGAATTACAAGACATGATCAACGAGGTGGATGCTGATGGGAATGGCACCATTGACTTCCCAAAATTCCTCACTATGATGGCCCAGAAGATGAAGGACACAGACAGCGAAGAAGAGATCCGTGAGGCCTTCCGGGTCTTTGACAAGAGGCTCTGCAGCCCTCCGTG CGCTGCTGAGCTGCGTCACGTCATGACCAACCTGGGCGAGAAGCTGACGGACGAGGAAGTCGATGAGATGATCCGAGAAGCTGACATAGACGGGGACGGACAAGTCAATTATGAAGAGTTTGTACAGATGATGACTGCCAAATAG